From the Pseudarthrobacter sp. MM222 genome, one window contains:
- a CDS encoding ferredoxin reductase, whose amino-acid sequence MIRLRKLARAASLLTTPLAPEDILALFNPVYSARQLRGVVTRVVPETADSATIFFRPGRGWQAHLAGQWARIGVELDGVRHWRSYSLSAPAGQDPAITVTDMGAVSGTLVRSTKPGDVLFLASPQGDFVLPEHPRPLLMLTAGSGITPVMSMIRTLVPHRPDADVVLIHTARTPADAIFREELAELADQFPNFRVIHWFTGERGRLDFTSADELEGLCPDWRQRAAYACGPEGFLDDAEALWEAETAGTSAEAAQSATLTIERFSTKLAGGEGHDGGLVTFEASDREVEADGDTPLLDVGEDAGVLMPSGCRMGICHSCLIPLRAGQVRDLRTDEVHGEPGQLIQTCVSAAAGPVNLDL is encoded by the coding sequence ATGATCCGGCTCCGTAAGCTGGCGCGCGCCGCATCTCTACTGACCACCCCGCTAGCTCCAGAAGACATCCTGGCGCTTTTCAATCCCGTGTATTCTGCCCGCCAGTTGCGCGGGGTCGTCACCCGGGTGGTTCCAGAAACGGCCGATTCCGCCACCATTTTCTTCCGTCCCGGCCGCGGCTGGCAAGCACACCTTGCCGGCCAGTGGGCCCGCATCGGCGTTGAACTCGACGGCGTCCGCCACTGGCGGTCGTACTCGCTCAGCGCCCCGGCCGGCCAGGACCCGGCCATCACCGTCACCGATATGGGCGCTGTCTCAGGGACCCTGGTGCGCAGCACCAAGCCCGGCGACGTGCTCTTCCTGGCATCGCCGCAGGGCGACTTCGTCCTGCCGGAACACCCGCGTCCGCTGCTCATGCTCACCGCCGGCAGCGGCATCACTCCGGTCATGTCGATGATCCGTACGCTCGTTCCGCACCGGCCCGACGCCGACGTCGTCCTCATCCACACCGCCCGGACGCCGGCGGACGCCATTTTCCGCGAGGAACTTGCCGAACTCGCGGACCAGTTCCCCAACTTCCGCGTCATCCACTGGTTCACCGGGGAACGCGGACGGCTGGACTTCACCTCCGCCGACGAGCTTGAGGGGCTCTGCCCCGACTGGCGCCAGCGGGCGGCCTACGCCTGCGGCCCCGAGGGCTTCCTCGACGACGCCGAAGCCCTTTGGGAAGCCGAGACCGCCGGGACGTCCGCGGAGGCCGCACAGTCCGCCACCCTCACGATCGAACGTTTCAGCACCAAGCTGGCCGGCGGTGAGGGGCACGACGGCGGCCTGGTCACTTTCGAGGCGTCGGACCGCGAGGTCGAAGCCGACGGCGACACCCCGCTGCTCGACGTCGGTGAGGACGCCGGCGTCCTGATGCCCAGCGGCTGCCGGATGGGCATCTGCCACAGCTGCCTCATCCCCCTCCGGGCCGGCCAGGTCCGTGACCTGCGCACGGACGAAGTCCACGGCGAGCCCGGCCAACTAATCCAGACGTGCGTTTCGGCTGCCGCCGGACCCGTTAACCTCGACCTCTAA
- a CDS encoding GAF domain-containing serine/threonine-protein kinase, with protein sequence MEPGFLLSGRYRVEELIGRGSQSTVYRAHDELLQRQVAVKVFRNGADDVERTRQQGQEVRILAGMSHHALVTLFDAGADLSDPDARLRYLVMELVRGPDLRHRAAQGPLSAAHMALIGHDLADGLSYMHHHGIVHRDIKPANILLVDYSNDDRRPRAKLSDFGVAVLQGAGHVADEGGTSGTPAYLSPEQAAGEPASPPSDIYSLGLVLLEGLTGKMAYPGAPIQSAVARLLQDPHIPEELAPMWVALLSSMLARDPSERPAAREVSLALRQEVINGAGRHRLDETPTSTDEEGRMRAVERYRILDTPADGVFDRVAGLAARLFSVPVAIVSVVDHDRIWFKAHHGTDVTEIGRDPGLCASAILQDEAWVVENATLDPRTLANPLVAGEFGLEFYAGVPLRTPDGYNLGTFCILDTKAREFTAEDTRMLEDLAAIVMNDLEMRLQSREAIAR encoded by the coding sequence ATGGAACCCGGATTCCTGCTGAGCGGCCGGTACCGTGTTGAAGAACTCATCGGCCGCGGAAGCCAGTCCACCGTCTACCGTGCCCATGACGAACTTCTGCAGCGTCAGGTCGCCGTCAAGGTCTTTCGCAATGGCGCGGACGACGTCGAGCGCACCCGCCAGCAGGGCCAGGAAGTCCGCATCCTCGCCGGGATGAGCCACCACGCCCTCGTGACACTGTTCGACGCCGGCGCCGACCTCAGCGACCCGGACGCGAGGCTCAGGTACCTCGTGATGGAACTCGTGCGCGGTCCGGATCTGCGGCACCGCGCGGCCCAGGGGCCGCTCTCGGCGGCGCATATGGCTCTCATCGGCCACGACCTGGCCGACGGCCTCTCCTATATGCACCACCACGGCATCGTCCATCGGGACATCAAGCCGGCCAACATCCTGCTGGTCGACTACAGCAATGACGACCGGCGTCCCCGGGCCAAGCTCAGCGACTTCGGCGTAGCGGTCCTCCAGGGGGCGGGCCATGTCGCCGACGAGGGCGGAACGTCGGGAACCCCCGCGTACCTCAGTCCTGAACAGGCCGCGGGCGAACCCGCCAGCCCGCCCAGCGACATCTACTCGCTGGGCTTGGTGCTGCTCGAAGGGCTCACCGGAAAGATGGCTTACCCGGGGGCTCCGATCCAGTCTGCCGTCGCGCGGTTGCTCCAGGATCCGCACATCCCGGAAGAACTCGCCCCGATGTGGGTAGCGCTGCTGTCCTCCATGCTCGCCCGTGATCCCTCCGAGCGGCCGGCCGCCCGCGAGGTGTCCCTGGCACTGCGGCAGGAAGTGATCAACGGAGCCGGCCGGCACCGGCTCGATGAGACCCCGACTTCCACAGACGAGGAAGGGCGCATGCGGGCGGTGGAGCGGTACCGGATCCTGGACACACCCGCTGACGGCGTCTTCGACCGGGTCGCGGGCCTGGCGGCCCGCCTGTTCTCGGTGCCCGTCGCGATCGTCAGCGTGGTGGACCACGACCGGATCTGGTTCAAGGCCCATCACGGCACCGACGTGACGGAAATCGGCCGGGACCCCGGGCTGTGTGCCTCGGCGATCCTGCAGGATGAGGCCTGGGTGGTCGAGAACGCCACCCTGGACCCCCGCACGCTCGCCAATCCGCTCGTGGCCGGCGAATTCGGGCTCGAGTTTTACGCCGGGGTGCCGCTGCGCACTCCGGACGGCTACAACCTGGGGACCTTTTGCATCCTGGACACGAAGGCGCGGGAGTTCACCGCTGAGGACACCCGGATGCTGGAGGACCTCGCCGCGATCGTGATGAACGACCTCGAGATGCGGCTGCAGAGCCGGGAAGCGATCGCCCGCTAG
- the mmuM gene encoding homocysteine S-methyltransferase, which yields MLITHMWEPSMLNQHIHPPRNTKLSRMLDAGANLTVDGALATELEALGCDLEDPLWSAKVLLEQPELVKRVHGDYFRAGASVAITASYQATPLGFARRGIGEEDALERVALSVRLADEARREHRAENPETGTLLVAGSVGPYGAYLADGSEYRGDYFLSHNEFLEFHRPRIAALVEAGADFLACETLPSLPEAEALLALLKEFEVEAWLSFTLRDGGHIADGTPLAQVAKLCGEQPLAVAIGVNCVPLELVAPALEALANATEKPLIAYPNSGESYDAVTKTWGPAVAGDRPSGPGSKQPAGLAEGAPLWRELGARLIGGCCRTTPQDIAAMARLSVRP from the coding sequence ATGCTCATTACGCACATGTGGGAGCCGTCGATGTTGAATCAGCACATCCATCCGCCCAGAAACACCAAGCTGTCGCGCATGCTCGATGCTGGAGCGAACCTGACTGTGGACGGGGCACTCGCCACCGAGCTTGAAGCGCTCGGCTGTGATCTGGAAGACCCGCTGTGGTCGGCTAAGGTCCTTCTGGAACAGCCGGAGCTCGTCAAGCGCGTACACGGCGACTACTTCCGCGCCGGTGCCTCGGTGGCCATCACGGCCAGCTACCAGGCAACACCGCTGGGATTTGCGCGGCGCGGCATCGGTGAGGAGGACGCGTTGGAACGGGTGGCATTGAGTGTGCGGCTGGCCGACGAGGCGCGCCGCGAGCACCGGGCAGAAAACCCGGAGACGGGCACCCTGCTGGTTGCAGGATCGGTCGGGCCGTACGGCGCGTACCTCGCCGACGGGTCGGAATACCGGGGCGACTACTTCCTCAGCCACAACGAGTTCCTGGAGTTCCACCGGCCCCGGATCGCAGCGCTGGTGGAGGCGGGAGCTGACTTTCTTGCCTGCGAGACGCTGCCTTCATTGCCGGAGGCCGAGGCCCTTTTGGCGCTCCTGAAGGAATTTGAGGTCGAAGCCTGGCTCTCCTTCACGCTGCGGGACGGCGGCCACATCGCCGACGGTACGCCGCTGGCTCAGGTGGCAAAGCTTTGCGGGGAGCAGCCGCTCGCCGTGGCGATCGGCGTGAACTGTGTGCCGCTGGAGCTGGTCGCTCCAGCCCTGGAGGCCTTGGCCAACGCCACCGAGAAGCCGCTGATCGCGTATCCGAATTCGGGTGAAAGCTATGACGCAGTCACCAAAACGTGGGGGCCGGCCGTGGCCGGGGACCGCCCATCGGGTCCCGGCAGTAAACAGCCTGCAGGCCTTGCGGAGGGGGCGCCCCTCTGGCGTGAACTTGGTGCCCGGCTGATCGGCGGATGCTGCCGGACCACCCCGCAGGACATCGCCGCAATGGCCAGACTGTCAGTGCGGCCCTGA
- the disA gene encoding DNA integrity scanning diadenylate cyclase DisA, with protein MARSPEDSLKATLGRVAPGTALRDGLERILRGRTGALIVLGIDRTIESICSGGFDIGIDFSPTRLRELAKMDGAIICDKDASNILRAAVQLVPDSSIETQESGTRHRTAERVAIQTGVPVISVSQSMQIIALYVNGLRHVLEGSEKVLARANQALATLERYRSRLDQVTSSLSALEIEAMVTVRDVAVTLQRQEMVRRISEEISQYVLELGEDGRLLSLQLDELTVGRGPGSDVIIRDYSGADTSPEDIDKAVKALVSLGPTELIDLSKIAGIVGFAGGEANLDAVVQPRGYRLLSGLKAVPKAVADRLVDHFGGLQFLMAATIDDLMTVDGIGDQRARTVREGLSRMAEASLLDRFL; from the coding sequence ATGGCTCGGAGCCCTGAAGATTCACTTAAGGCGACTCTGGGCAGGGTGGCACCGGGCACCGCCCTTCGCGACGGCCTGGAACGCATCCTCCGCGGACGGACCGGTGCGCTGATCGTGCTCGGCATCGACCGGACCATCGAGTCCATCTGTTCCGGCGGCTTCGACATCGGCATCGACTTTTCCCCCACGCGGCTCCGGGAACTGGCCAAGATGGACGGCGCCATCATTTGCGACAAGGACGCCAGCAATATCCTCCGCGCCGCCGTGCAGCTGGTGCCGGACTCCAGCATCGAAACCCAGGAATCAGGAACACGTCACCGCACCGCCGAACGCGTGGCCATCCAGACCGGCGTGCCGGTCATCTCAGTAAGCCAGTCCATGCAGATTATCGCGCTCTACGTGAACGGGCTGCGGCACGTGCTGGAAGGCTCGGAGAAGGTCCTGGCCCGCGCCAACCAGGCCTTGGCCACCCTGGAGCGGTACCGTTCGCGACTGGACCAGGTGACCAGCTCGCTGTCAGCGCTCGAGATCGAGGCGATGGTGACCGTTCGCGACGTTGCGGTCACCCTTCAGCGCCAGGAAATGGTGCGCCGCATCTCCGAGGAGATCTCGCAGTACGTGCTGGAACTTGGTGAGGACGGGCGCCTGCTATCGCTGCAGCTGGACGAACTGACGGTGGGCCGGGGTCCCGGCAGCGATGTCATCATCCGGGACTACTCCGGCGCGGACACCTCCCCCGAAGACATCGACAAAGCCGTCAAGGCCTTGGTCAGCCTCGGCCCCACGGAGCTGATCGACCTTAGCAAGATCGCGGGCATCGTCGGCTTTGCCGGCGGGGAGGCCAACCTCGATGCTGTCGTCCAGCCGCGCGGCTACCGCCTGCTGTCCGGGCTCAAGGCCGTGCCGAAGGCCGTCGCCGACCGCTTGGTGGACCACTTCGGCGGGCTGCAGTTCCTGATGGCGGCCACAATCGATGACCTCATGACCGTGGACGGCATTGGCGACCAGCGTGCCCGCACCGTCCGCGAGGGACTGAGCCGCATGGCTGAAGCCAGTCTGCTGGACAGGTTCCTCTAA
- a CDS encoding fatty acid desaturase family protein, translating into MTIVSDKPDVSGDADNGDTATATVTPAPKRRPGALAETGSPLVRPAAAAHLSDEQVAELGRELDAIKDEILAKRGASDAAYIRRVIKVQRGLEITGRATLLMSKHKAAWVAGTAMLSFAKILENMELGHNILHGQWDWMRDPDIHSTTWDWDFVTPTRSWQHTHNDLHHRWTNVVGKDNDIGYNLLRMDPSQEWKPFNLGNPLYNAILAPVFEWGIALYDLELPDYQEGKKSKEAMTRDLKALGLKALKQFTKDYAATPAVAMLTGSGKQALYGTLTANAVRNVWAHAIIFCGHFPDGTDTFTEEMVDGETRGDWYVRQMIGSANISGSKFMHLMSGNLSHQIEHHLFPDLPSNRYAEVAPKVQEICKRYGLPYTTGPLLKQVGSTWAKVFKLALPPKKA; encoded by the coding sequence ATGACGATTGTTTCCGACAAGCCGGACGTTTCCGGGGACGCTGACAACGGTGACACGGCAACGGCCACGGTGACCCCCGCCCCCAAGCGGCGGCCCGGCGCCCTCGCCGAAACCGGCAGCCCGCTGGTCCGCCCGGCCGCGGCGGCGCACCTCTCCGACGAGCAGGTCGCCGAGCTGGGCCGCGAACTCGACGCCATCAAAGACGAAATCCTCGCAAAGCGCGGCGCCAGCGACGCGGCGTACATCCGCCGGGTGATCAAGGTCCAGCGCGGGCTGGAAATCACCGGCCGTGCCACGCTGCTCATGAGCAAGCACAAAGCCGCCTGGGTGGCCGGCACCGCGATGCTCAGCTTCGCCAAGATCCTGGAAAACATGGAACTGGGCCACAACATCCTGCACGGCCAGTGGGACTGGATGCGGGACCCGGACATCCACTCCACCACCTGGGACTGGGACTTCGTCACCCCCACCCGCTCCTGGCAGCACACCCACAACGACCTGCACCACCGCTGGACAAACGTGGTGGGCAAGGACAACGACATCGGGTACAACCTGCTGCGCATGGATCCCTCCCAGGAATGGAAGCCCTTCAACCTGGGCAACCCGCTGTACAACGCCATCCTGGCACCGGTGTTCGAATGGGGCATCGCCCTCTACGACCTCGAGCTGCCCGACTACCAGGAGGGCAAGAAGAGCAAGGAGGCCATGACCCGGGACCTCAAGGCCCTGGGGCTCAAAGCCCTGAAGCAGTTCACCAAGGACTACGCCGCCACACCGGCGGTTGCTATGCTGACCGGCTCCGGCAAGCAGGCGCTGTACGGAACCCTGACCGCCAACGCGGTCCGGAACGTGTGGGCGCACGCGATCATCTTCTGCGGGCACTTCCCGGACGGCACCGACACCTTCACCGAAGAGATGGTCGACGGCGAGACCCGCGGCGACTGGTATGTCCGGCAGATGATCGGATCGGCCAACATCTCCGGCTCCAAGTTCATGCACCTGATGAGCGGTAACCTCTCGCACCAGATCGAGCACCACCTCTTCCCGGACCTGCCGTCCAACCGCTACGCCGAGGTGGCCCCGAAGGTGCAGGAGATCTGCAAGCGCTACGGCCTGCCGTACACCACTGGGCCGCTGCTGAAGCAGGTCGGTTCCACCTGGGCCAAGGTCTTCAAGCTGGCCCTGCCGCCGAAAAAGGCGTAA
- a CDS encoding PucR family transcriptional regulator, producing MNSPSGRAAAPSYDPPWLALPREVSDMLRPMMPGIVEAIIDAVPQLVPAYARPIEGRFGRGLRRGVAAALDRFLQLPGTRLPALSEESRQLVAGLGSGEFRQGRSMDALLSAYRMGARVTFREMSRVSVEHHLGQSVVVDLGESILAYIDELSAVSAEAYAFEQSERAGAVDRRRTELLDLLLLGQADEAALRQKAALADWSLPPRMVVVTLPLERAAGLRLRLGAGTLVIERETDVVALVPVQKSSTARAHLETALQGRSASVGPAGGWEKVPDSLRLAVLAASVLEPRDGPEDPPIWADDHLAQVILGAEPSAITELANRRLAPLEGLRPAQRERLAETLLSWLRHWGQRAPVAAELGIHPQTVGYRAAQLRELFGDTLEDPRARFELELALLAGRR from the coding sequence ATGAACTCACCATCCGGACGCGCTGCGGCCCCCAGTTACGACCCGCCTTGGCTGGCGTTGCCGCGGGAGGTCAGCGATATGCTCCGGCCCATGATGCCGGGCATAGTGGAGGCCATCATCGACGCGGTGCCGCAGCTGGTACCCGCCTACGCCCGGCCGATTGAGGGCCGCTTCGGCCGCGGCCTCCGCCGCGGGGTGGCCGCGGCGCTGGACCGCTTCCTGCAGTTGCCCGGGACCAGGCTTCCGGCGTTGTCGGAGGAGAGCCGGCAGCTGGTGGCTGGGCTGGGAAGCGGCGAGTTCCGGCAGGGCAGGAGCATGGACGCGCTGCTGAGCGCCTACCGCATGGGCGCCCGGGTGACGTTCCGGGAGATGTCCCGCGTTTCCGTCGAGCACCATTTGGGGCAGAGCGTCGTGGTGGACCTGGGCGAATCGATTTTGGCCTACATCGACGAACTGTCCGCCGTCAGCGCCGAGGCCTACGCTTTTGAGCAGTCCGAGCGGGCCGGCGCGGTGGACCGGCGCCGCACCGAACTGCTGGATCTGTTGCTGCTGGGTCAGGCGGATGAGGCAGCCCTCCGTCAAAAGGCAGCCCTGGCTGACTGGTCCCTGCCGCCGCGAATGGTGGTGGTGACGCTGCCGCTGGAGCGGGCAGCCGGGCTGCGGCTGCGGCTGGGCGCGGGAACGCTTGTGATCGAACGGGAGACCGACGTCGTCGCCCTGGTTCCGGTGCAGAAGTCCAGTACCGCGCGGGCGCACCTCGAAACGGCGCTGCAGGGCCGCAGCGCCTCCGTGGGTCCGGCCGGCGGCTGGGAGAAAGTCCCCGACTCGCTGCGGCTCGCCGTGCTGGCGGCGTCCGTGTTGGAGCCGCGGGACGGTCCGGAAGACCCGCCGATCTGGGCGGACGACCACCTGGCCCAGGTGATCCTCGGCGCGGAACCGTCCGCCATTACTGAGCTGGCCAACCGCCGTCTGGCACCGCTGGAGGGGCTGCGCCCGGCCCAGCGCGAACGGCTGGCGGAAACACTGCTCTCCTGGCTGCGGCACTGGGGCCAGCGTGCTCCCGTGGCGGCCGAACTCGGCATCCACCCGCAGACCGTCGGCTACCGCGCGGCGCAGCTGCGGGAACTGTTCGGCGACACCCTGGAAGACCCGCGGGCGCGGTTTGAGCTGGAACTGGCGTTACTCGCGGGACGACGCTAG
- a CDS encoding peptide chain release factor 3 produces MSQDVLSPARVQEIHKQAARRRTFAVISHPDAGKSTLTEALALHAKVIGTAGASSGKANRKETVSDWMQMEKDRGISISSAALQFGYRDTVINLLDTPGHADFSEDTYRVLAAVDCAVMLVDAAKGLETQTMKLFEVCKQRNLPIITVINKWDRPGLDALALMDEITERTGLQPMPLTWAVGISGDFRGVWDLRNDRFAQFKRNNSGANIALTEYFTPDEAAASQGDDWSNAVDEAGLVIESNLAFDVEAFHAGKATPILFSSAALNFGVKEILDALVDFAPPAAPRPDVEGEPRPVDAPFAGFVFKVQAGMNKAHRDHVAFIRVCSGMFERGMVVTQTRTGKSFATKYAQQVFGREREVIDEAFPGDVVGLVNASSLRVGDSLFLDQPVEFPAIPLFAPEHFQVARSKDPSRFKQFRRGIEQLEHEGVIQVLRSDIRGDQAPVLAAVGPMQFEVVEDRMAHDFSAPMRLERLPYSIARISTADAMAVLANVPGAEVLLRSDGEYLALFNDVWALRRIEKNHPDLTLLPIGTHNPAK; encoded by the coding sequence GTGTCCCAAGACGTCCTTAGCCCCGCCCGAGTCCAGGAGATTCACAAGCAGGCGGCCCGGCGTCGGACTTTTGCGGTGATCTCGCACCCCGACGCCGGCAAATCCACCCTGACGGAGGCCCTCGCACTGCACGCCAAGGTGATCGGCACTGCCGGCGCCTCCAGCGGCAAGGCCAACCGCAAGGAAACGGTCTCGGACTGGATGCAGATGGAAAAGGACCGCGGCATCTCCATCAGCTCCGCCGCGCTCCAGTTCGGCTACCGGGACACCGTCATCAACCTCCTGGACACCCCGGGCCATGCGGACTTTTCCGAGGACACCTACCGCGTGCTCGCGGCGGTGGACTGCGCCGTCATGCTGGTCGACGCCGCGAAGGGCCTGGAAACCCAGACCATGAAGCTCTTCGAGGTCTGCAAGCAGCGCAACCTGCCCATCATCACGGTCATCAACAAGTGGGACCGGCCCGGCCTGGACGCCCTCGCCCTCATGGACGAAATCACCGAGCGCACCGGGCTGCAGCCCATGCCGCTGACCTGGGCCGTGGGCATCTCCGGCGACTTCCGCGGCGTCTGGGACCTGCGCAATGACCGCTTCGCGCAGTTCAAGCGCAACAACTCCGGCGCCAACATCGCCCTCACCGAGTACTTCACCCCTGACGAGGCCGCGGCCAGCCAGGGCGATGACTGGTCCAACGCCGTGGACGAGGCCGGGCTGGTCATCGAATCCAACCTGGCGTTCGACGTCGAGGCCTTCCACGCCGGCAAGGCGACGCCGATCCTCTTCAGCTCGGCCGCGCTGAACTTCGGCGTGAAGGAGATCCTGGACGCCCTCGTCGACTTCGCCCCGCCCGCTGCCCCGCGGCCCGACGTCGAAGGTGAGCCCCGCCCGGTCGACGCCCCGTTTGCCGGGTTCGTTTTCAAGGTCCAGGCCGGCATGAACAAGGCCCACCGCGACCACGTCGCCTTCATCCGGGTCTGCTCCGGGATGTTCGAGCGCGGCATGGTGGTCACCCAGACCCGGACCGGGAAGTCCTTCGCCACCAAGTATGCCCAGCAGGTGTTCGGCCGCGAACGCGAGGTCATTGACGAGGCGTTCCCCGGCGACGTCGTTGGCCTGGTGAATGCCTCGTCGCTGCGGGTCGGCGACAGCCTGTTCCTGGATCAGCCGGTGGAGTTCCCCGCCATCCCCTTGTTCGCCCCGGAGCACTTCCAGGTGGCCCGGTCCAAGGACCCCAGCCGCTTCAAGCAGTTCCGCCGCGGCATCGAGCAGCTGGAGCACGAAGGCGTCATCCAGGTCCTCCGTTCCGACATCCGCGGTGACCAGGCCCCGGTGCTGGCCGCCGTCGGACCTATGCAGTTCGAAGTGGTCGAAGACCGCATGGCCCACGACTTCAGTGCGCCCATGCGGCTGGAGCGGTTGCCGTATTCGATTGCCCGGATCTCGACGGCGGACGCCATGGCGGTGCTGGCCAACGTCCCCGGTGCCGAGGTGCTGCTGCGCTCCGACGGCGAGTACCTGGCTTTGTTCAACGACGTCTGGGCGCTGCGCAGGATCGAGAAGAACCATCCGGACCTGACGCTGCTGCCGATCGGCACCCACAATCCCGCAAAATAG
- a CDS encoding A/G-specific adenine glycosylase, with product MAAPPEKPSGPTPGVPPSDAGASLAGLHAALDTWFESHARDLPWRDAGCSAWGVLVSEIMLQQTPVVRVLPVWEEWLRRWPEPADLARESAGEAVRSWGRLGYPRRALRLHAAAVAIGDSHGGMVPATYAELLGLPGVGSYTAAAVAAFAYGRRETVVDTNIRRVHARLFAGTALPSQALTATEMRLAGQLLPDDVGASVRWNASVMELGALVCTARAPKCGACPVRSSCAWLAAGEPPPTYTPKGQSWHGTDRQVRGAVLAVLRVADAPVPPELLQRAPADLGFEPAGVGIPLAALHRLNSAPEQLERALAGLLADGLAELHLGGLRLPA from the coding sequence ATGGCCGCGCCACCCGAAAAACCGTCGGGCCCGACGCCCGGCGTCCCGCCCTCGGACGCCGGCGCCTCGCTGGCCGGCCTTCATGCTGCCCTGGACACCTGGTTCGAGTCCCACGCCCGCGATCTCCCGTGGCGGGATGCCGGCTGTTCTGCCTGGGGCGTGCTGGTCAGCGAGATCATGCTGCAGCAGACCCCGGTGGTGCGTGTCCTTCCGGTCTGGGAGGAATGGCTGCGGCGCTGGCCGGAGCCGGCCGACCTGGCCAGGGAGTCCGCAGGTGAAGCCGTCCGTTCGTGGGGCCGGCTCGGCTATCCGCGGCGGGCGCTGCGCCTGCATGCGGCGGCCGTCGCCATCGGGGACAGCCACGGCGGGATGGTCCCTGCCACCTACGCGGAGCTGTTGGGGCTTCCCGGCGTGGGCAGCTACACCGCGGCGGCCGTCGCCGCTTTCGCCTACGGACGCCGCGAAACGGTGGTGGACACCAACATCCGCCGGGTCCATGCACGGTTGTTTGCCGGCACCGCCCTGCCTTCGCAGGCGCTGACCGCCACGGAGATGCGGCTGGCGGGGCAGCTGCTGCCGGACGACGTCGGGGCCTCCGTGCGCTGGAATGCCTCCGTCATGGAGCTCGGCGCCCTGGTTTGCACGGCTCGGGCGCCGAAGTGCGGCGCATGCCCCGTGCGCAGTTCCTGCGCCTGGCTCGCTGCCGGCGAACCGCCGCCGACCTATACGCCGAAAGGCCAGTCCTGGCACGGGACGGACCGCCAGGTCCGCGGCGCCGTGCTGGCCGTCCTCCGCGTGGCCGATGCCCCGGTGCCGCCGGAACTGCTCCAGCGCGCCCCGGCGGACCTTGGCTTCGAGCCGGCCGGGGTCGGCATTCCGTTGGCGGCCCTGCACCGGCTCAATTCCGCACCCGAACAGCTTGAACGTGCGCTGGCCGGCCTGCTGGCCGACGGTCTCGCCGAACTGCACCTTGGCGGTCTCCGGCTACCGGCCTGA
- a CDS encoding class I SAM-dependent methyltransferase: MPDATPRTPSFGRRFARVGPRMDARGAADHRRRLVAAAHGAVIEIGAGYGATFPHYPAAVTAVLALEPDPTLRALALAAATRAPVPVTVQDGRAEALPAADASIDVVVSSLVLCSVAEQSAALAEAVRVLRPGGLLLFYEHVRSANRVLGAAEDLLTPLWSRIAGGCHPNRDTAAAIARVGLTVQDLERFGFSALPGNPRVAHILGVAVKAGA; encoded by the coding sequence ATGCCAGACGCCACCCCCCGCACTCCGTCGTTCGGGCGGCGTTTCGCCCGCGTGGGTCCGCGCATGGACGCCCGCGGAGCGGCGGACCACCGCCGGCGCCTCGTGGCAGCCGCGCACGGCGCCGTCATCGAGATCGGGGCAGGCTACGGGGCAACCTTTCCACACTACCCGGCCGCGGTGACGGCCGTGCTGGCGCTGGAACCAGACCCGACGCTCCGGGCTTTGGCGCTGGCCGCCGCCACAAGGGCGCCGGTGCCCGTCACGGTGCAGGATGGCAGGGCCGAGGCGCTGCCGGCGGCGGACGCCTCGATCGACGTCGTTGTCTCCAGCTTGGTGCTGTGCAGCGTGGCGGAGCAGTCCGCCGCCCTGGCGGAGGCTGTCCGGGTCCTCCGGCCGGGTGGCCTACTGCTGTTCTATGAACACGTCCGCTCGGCAAATCGTGTGCTGGGGGCGGCCGAGGACCTCCTTACGCCGCTGTGGAGCCGTATCGCGGGCGGATGCCACCCGAACCGCGACACCGCCGCCGCGATCGCCCGGGTAGGCCTCACCGTGCAGGACCTGGAGCGCTTCGGCTTTTCCGCATTGCCCGGCAACCCGCGGGTGGCCCACATCCTCGGCGTGGCGGTCAAAGCCGGGGCATAA